A window of Polaribacter litorisediminis contains these coding sequences:
- a CDS encoding TonB-dependent receptor, whose amino-acid sequence MKNIFLFLFMVPGFLVAQKTTILKGTVKNSQKKGIEKVSIKFGKTGTVSDEDGNYQLRIPLDQEITIMFNHISYQKLTTKITAKSRNVIRFSPILTLKTENLDEVVIKDKRKVAAGITNIDVLKAKNIIGPNAGVENVLMTLPGVNNNNELSTQYNVRGGNFDENLVYVNGIEVYRPFLVRSGQQEGLSFINTNMVQNIDFSAGGFQAKYGDKLSSVLDITYKKPAETAITIDASLLGASATFEGLFLDNKLSAIAGVRYRDNSLFVNSKQIEINFRPRFTDVQTYLSYQFSEKFELNFLGNFSLNNYNYKPISRRTRFGTVVNPIELIVFYEGQEQNNYLTLFGALSGDYKINDNFKITTTASRYNTQEEEYFDISAQYNLGEVDANIGSENFGEVEFSQGIGSQLNHARNDLDALITNVQIRGTLKKENIQWNFGAKYQKEDIIDRIREWEIIDSLGFAIRPPFHSSNNQPYEPFEGEIAPYQNIRKDNHVAIHRFSGFVQFNQRSFWNDHQIWYNLGVRAHRWSVTGNGVASNNQFILSPRGQFAIKPDWQKDMLFRVSGGWYSQPPSYRELRDFDGNINVDVKAQKSIHFVTGMDYSFEMWNRPFKLTTEIYYKDLTDVNAYTIDNVRIRYRADNAATAFATGLDVRLNGEFVPGSESWVSFGYLKTEENINNRGSIARPSDQRIKFGILFQDYVPNLPDLKAYLNLVYNSGVPGGAPSYSDPYNFQQRLRDYRRADLGVSYIFADANKRYTTGWLSKFKELSAGLELFNMFDIQNAITNTWVRDVYSKTQFGIPNFMTGRVLNFKVAMKF is encoded by the coding sequence GTGAAAAACATCTTTCTATTTCTATTCATGGTTCCTGGTTTTTTAGTTGCTCAAAAAACAACCATTTTAAAAGGTACTGTAAAAAACAGTCAAAAAAAGGGCATAGAAAAGGTTTCTATAAAATTTGGCAAAACAGGTACTGTTTCTGACGAAGATGGGAATTATCAATTAAGAATTCCTCTTGACCAAGAAATTACAATTATGTTTAACCACATTTCTTACCAAAAATTGACTACCAAAATTACAGCCAAAAGTCGAAATGTAATTCGCTTCTCGCCTATTTTAACCTTAAAAACAGAAAATTTAGATGAAGTTGTAATTAAAGACAAAAGAAAAGTAGCGGCCGGAATTACAAATATTGATGTTCTAAAAGCTAAAAATATTATTGGTCCTAATGCGGGTGTAGAAAATGTATTGATGACATTACCCGGCGTAAATAACAATAATGAATTAAGTACGCAGTACAATGTAAGAGGTGGTAATTTTGATGAAAACCTTGTCTATGTAAACGGAATTGAAGTATACAGACCATTTTTAGTAAGATCTGGTCAGCAGGAAGGATTGAGCTTTATCAATACAAATATGGTGCAGAATATTGATTTTTCTGCGGGTGGATTTCAAGCAAAATATGGTGATAAATTATCGTCGGTTTTAGATATCACCTATAAAAAACCTGCGGAAACGGCCATCACTATTGATGCTAGTTTGTTGGGCGCAAGTGCTACTTTTGAAGGACTTTTTTTAGATAATAAATTAAGTGCCATTGCCGGAGTTCGATACCGAGATAATAGTTTATTTGTAAATAGTAAACAAATTGAAATTAACTTTAGACCCAGGTTTACGGATGTTCAAACCTATTTATCTTATCAATTTTCTGAAAAATTCGAATTAAATTTTTTAGGGAATTTCTCTTTAAACAACTACAATTATAAACCGATCTCTAGAAGAACTCGTTTCGGAACGGTCGTAAACCCTATTGAGTTGATTGTTTTTTATGAAGGTCAAGAACAAAATAATTATTTAACACTTTTCGGCGCGTTATCTGGTGATTATAAAATAAACGACAATTTTAAAATTACCACAACAGCATCTAGATATAATACGCAAGAAGAAGAGTATTTTGATATCTCTGCTCAATATAATTTAGGGGAAGTAGATGCCAATATTGGTTCTGAAAATTTTGGTGAGGTTGAATTTTCTCAAGGAATTGGCTCTCAATTAAATCACGCTCGTAATGATTTAGATGCTTTAATTACCAATGTTCAAATTCGAGGAACCCTTAAAAAAGAAAATATACAATGGAATTTCGGTGCAAAATATCAAAAAGAAGATATTATAGACAGAATTAGAGAATGGGAAATTATTGACTCTTTAGGTTTTGCGATAAGACCTCCTTTTCATTCATCCAACAATCAGCCTTACGAACCCTTTGAAGGTGAAATTGCACCCTATCAAAATATAAGAAAAGATAATCATGTTGCTATTCATAGATTCTCTGGTTTTGTACAGTTTAATCAACGTTCTTTTTGGAACGATCATCAAATATGGTATAATTTAGGTGTTAGAGCCCATCGTTGGTCTGTAACAGGGAATGGTGTTGCCTCTAATAATCAGTTTATACTTAGTCCTAGAGGTCAGTTTGCCATAAAACCAGATTGGCAAAAAGACATGTTATTTCGGGTTTCTGGCGGATGGTATTCGCAACCCCCATCATACAGAGAATTACGAGATTTTGATGGAAATATAAATGTAGATGTAAAAGCTCAAAAATCAATTCACTTTGTAACTGGCATGGACTATAGTTTTGAAATGTGGAACCGTCCTTTTAAGTTAACTACAGAAATTTATTACAAAGATTTAACAGATGTAAATGCTTACACAATTGATAATGTTAGAATTCGTTACAGAGCAGACAACGCTGCAACTGCCTTTGCCACAGGTCTTGATGTACGCCTTAATGGAGAATTTGTTCCCGGAAGCGAAAGCTGGGTTAGTTTTGGATATTTAAAAACTGAAGAAAACATTAATAACAGAGGATCTATTGCAAGGCCTTCTGATCAAAGAATTAAGTTCGGAATTTTATTTCAAGATTACGTTCCTAATCTACCAGATTTAAAAGCCTATTTAAATTTAGTCTATAATTCGGGCGTTCCTGGCGGAGCACCTTCTTATTCTGATCCTTATAATTTTCAACAGCGATTGCGAGATTATAGACGTGCAGATTTAGGGGTTTCTTATATTTTTGCGGATGCTAATAAACGTTATACAACGGGCTGGTTGTCTAAATTTAAAGAATTGTCCGCAGGTTTAGAATTGTTTAATATGTTTGATATTCAGAATGCAATTACAAATACCTGGGTACGAGATGTATACTCTAAAACACAATTTGGGATACCCAATTTTATGACGGGTAGAGTTTTAAACTTTAAAGTGGCTATGAAGTTTTAA